The Astatotilapia calliptera chromosome 2, fAstCal1.2, whole genome shotgun sequence genome includes a window with the following:
- the mars2 gene encoding methionine--tRNA ligase, mitochondrial — translation MRFPFLFATRGCRAVYRLHQKQFLSPVPPLWEHRSSAALSTQLCKDDRSYYITTPIFYVNASPHLGHLYSAVLADCLHRYKLLQGFNSKFATGTDEHGLKIQQAAEAAGKDPLTFCTGVSKQFRHLFSSCNISYTDYIRTTEQRHREAVEHFWSVLWNKGLIYKGSYEGWYSTQDESFLMPSQVGDALDSLGKEIKVSLESGHKVEWMKEENYMFRLSAFQSQLLDWLRGNPQAVQPERFHQAVLKWLQEDLPDLSVSRQRSRLQWGIPVPGDDEQTIYVWLDALVNYLTVAGYPDKHNQWWHVARHVIGKDILKFHAIYWPAFLLGAGLPLPQVIHVHSHWTVGGKKMSKSLGNVVDPLERSQMFTADGMRYFLLRQGVPDSDCDYTDDKVAKLLNAELADSLGGLLNRCTAPALNPAQVYPSFCPQSFPRAHGGRAVHEDYHMLDAIQKLPAVVEKHYEAMHIYKALEAISACVRLTNGFVQRHTPWKLDRKNNEDQRWVDTLIHISLECLRIYGTLLQPIVPETSNKLLSRLGVQPHERSWAGLNFLARYQGMDCPFEGRALGSDSGVLFSRLEPHNADKQKPKKTKKSANLK, via the exons ATGAGGTTCCCCTTTCTGTTTGCTACCAGAGGATGTAGAGCGGTTTACAGACTCCATCAAAAGCAGTTTTTATCACCGgttccacctctctgggaacatcgGAGCAGCGCTGCTTTGAGCACTCAGCTATGCAAAGATGACAGAAGTTACTATATAACTACTCCCATCTTCTATGTCAACGCTTCACCTCATTTAGGACACCTTTACTCAGCTGTCTTAGCAGACTGCTTACACAGGTACAAACTACTGCAGGGATTTAACTCAAAGTTTGCAACAG GCACTGATGAACATGGCTTGAAAATCCAACAAGCTGCTGAAGCTGCAGGAAAAGATCCCCTGACCTTCTGCACGGGTGTGTCCAAGCAGTTCAGACATCTCTTCAGTAGCTGCAACATATCGTACACAGACTACATAAGAACCACCGAGCAGAGACACCGTGAGGCTGTGGAGCATTTCTGGTCGGTGCTGTGGAACAAAGGGCTCATCTACAAGGGGAGTTACGAAGGCTGGTACTCCACGCAAGATGAAAGCTTTCTTATGCCCTCTCAAGTCGGTGATGCTTTGGACTCATTAGGGAAGGAGATCAAAGTGTCGCTGGAGAGTGGACACAAG GTGGAGTGGATGAAAGAGGAGAACTATATGTTTCGCTTGTCTGCGTTTCAATCTCAGCTGCTTGACTGGCTCAGAGGAAATCCTCAGGCTGTACAGCCTGAGCGTTTTCACCAGGCCGTACTTAAGTGGTTGCAGGAAGACCTTCCTGACCTCTCGGTGTCCCGTCAGAGAAGCCGTCTTCAGTGGGGGATCCCAGTCCCCGGAGATGATGAACAGACTATCTACGTATGGCTAGATGCTCTGGTGAACTACCTCACAGTAGCAGGATATCCAGATAAACACAACCAATGGTGGCATGTGGCCCGCCATGTTATAGGAAAGGACATCCTAAAATTTCACGCCATCTACTGGCCAGCTTTTCTCCTAGGAGCTGGACTGCCACTGCCACAGGTGATTCATGTGCACTCCCACTGGACAGTAGGAGGAAAGAAGATGTCTAAAAGTTTGGGAAATGTGGTCGATCCTCTTGAACGCTCACAAATGTTTACAGCTGATGGTATGAGATACTTTCTCCTGCGTCAGGGTGTTCCTGACTCGGACTGTGATTACACAGATGACAAAGTTGCCAAGCTGCTCAACGCAGAGCTCGCAGACTCTCTGGGTGGTTTGCTTAACCGCTGCACGGCACCAGCTCTCAACCCAGCTCAGGTCTACCCCTCTTTCTGTCCTCAGTCCTTCCCCAGAGCACACGGAggcagagctgtgcatgaagacTACCACATGTTGGATGCTATACAGAAACTCCCAGCTGTGGTGGAAAAGCACTATGAGGCTATGCATATATACAAAGCTCTGGAGGCCATCAGTGCCTGTGTGAGGCTCACTAACGGGTTTGTCCAGCGCCACACACCCTGGAAACTGGATAGGAAAAACAATGAAGACCAGCGCTGGGTAGACACCCTCATTCATATCTCTCTTGAGTGTCTGAGGATATATGGCACACTTCTCCAGCCAATTGTACCAGAGACTTCTAACAAATTGCTGTCACGACTTGGGGTGCAACCGCACGAGAGGAGCTGGGCAGGTCTGAACTTCCTGGCGAGGTACCAAGGAATGGACTGTCCTTTTGAAGGAAGAGCACTAGGATCTGACAGCGGAGTGCTTTTCAGTCGCTTGGAACCTCATAATGCCGATAAACAAAAacctaagaaaacaaaaaagtctgcaaatttGAAATGA